ATACGGTTTAACCAAAATGTCAGAGAGTGAGGAAACTTCTGTAACTAAAAGTTGAACACGGTGGTCTGCTAATTTCATCAGGATTTATGGATATTGTGAGGCTCTGGGATAAATATCAGAAGCCGTCTTTAGCAATAGTATATTGCCGTCATTCTCGTTTTGCTCAGCGTTGCAATCTCACTTCTAATCATCACCACAGCATGAATAAACGAACATCGGCAACACTCCTACATTGCTATAACTAGGTGTGAGATTTAACGATGAGCAGAGAACTGACAAGTCTTAGATATCCTTTCCACTTACGATATCTGAAAATTTTCACAGCCTCTTACGTGTGTTCATTTGAGCCACTATCAAGGTATTTCATAGTTAGCACACTCGATACAGATCACATAAAAAAGCTTTAAAACCAGTAAGCTAGATAAGTAAAATAAACTTTAAATATCGTAATTCATTAAACCATTCTGGGGAAGGCAAGATGCCTAAAGTAGTCTTAGATACTAATATTCTACGTGAAAATGCTATCGACAAGAGTGATATGGCGATGCTCGCTCGCTTGGCTAGAGAAAGCGCTTTAGAGGTGTATATACCCAACATAGTTAAGCGAGAATACCTAAGTCAGCAATACCTTGACCTATCAGAGCACTGTCAAAAAATATCTAGTTCACTACAAGCTATTCGCAAGAAAATGAGTAACTCGCATCCCAACCATCAATATGTAGAAGGGATGAGTAATCAATTAAAGCAGTTAAGAGAGGGGCTTGAGTCGCCTATTTATGACAGTTTTTCTGACTGGATGAAAGATAACTGTATCGAGGAGATCGCTTTTATACCTGTTGATATCGTTTCTATTGTTGATGAATATTTTTCAGGCGGTGGTGTCTTTAAAAAAGCGAAACACCGAGACGATTTTCCCGATGCTATGATATCGAAGGGGATTCTTACCTTAGCCGCCAGTGGCCCCGTCATAGTTCTTTGCAAGGATGGCAACTTCCATGAAAAGTTATCTAAATATGAAAATGTTACCGCTATAAAAACCTTACGTGAATTTTTAGACACTCCAGACATAACAGATATTCTCGAAGAGCTTGACAAGAAAACAGAGAAGATCGAACTGATTAAGAACGTATTAGCTTCAGGTGATTCACAAGAGATGCTTGAGAAGTTTCTTCTATCCGAAGGAGCAAGTATTGAGGATATTTATCTAACTGGTGATGAGCTTTCTGGTACAGAGTACCTACTGCTGGAAAGCTCCTACAATGAAGATATACAGTATATCGATGTGTCTTCAATCCATAACATAGCGTTAGGTGACATCAGATATATCAATGATGATATGTATAGTGTTGATGTTCAATTTGAAGCCAAAGCCTCAGTTAATTACGCTGCATATTATGGAGACTTTATTTCTCTAGATGATAAGAGTCAGGAACAGATTGAAATCGATAGTATGAATGGTGATGGTTATTGTGATTGTTCGGAGTTTAAGGTTGTAATATTTTTGGGAGCTATCGAAATATATTTAGACTCTGATTTAACTCCAGAGAATCTTACTGTCCACATGCAGTACTTTAGTGCGGACAATACAAACGTATCAGGTGTTATTGAAGTGAAGAGCGCTACTATTTTGGAATGACCGGATATAGACCATACCAGTCGCGAATTTCTATGAAAGGTGTTCGTTGGCAATATTCACTCTAGGTAGTTGCAAAGGCGATTCATAGCTGTATAGCTCACCACGAGGTTGAAACTGAAAGTACAGGATATGTACCGGAAGTGTTTTAGAGAGGCTTTATGAACGTTTATGATGAGCTTTTGATGGGGTTGATAGGTAGGAGATCTGAAAATCTCAATTTTTTATAATACTTGATGGCAAAAAGCCTCAACCGAAGTTGAGGCTTTTCATATCCCCTAAGGGAAGATGTGGCAGGGGTGGAGAGATTCGAACTCCCAACACGCGGATTTGGAATCCGCTGCTCTGCCAATTGGAGCTACACCCCTAAAAATTTTTACTACTTCAGATTCGAAAAAACCTCGCACTAGGCGAGGTTATCGAATAAGTGGCGGAGTGGACGGGACTCGAACCCGCGACCCCCGGCGTGACAGGCCGGTATTCTAACCAACTGAACTACCACTCCGCAGTGGTCAACTCACTAAGTGAGCGTCCATATCTCCAGGTCGGTCAACCTAAAGATTTAATTTAAAGCCTGGCGATGTCCTACTCTCACATGGGGAAGCCCCACACTACCATCGGCGCTATTGTGTTTCACTTCTGAGTTCGGCATGGAATCAGGTGGGTCCACAATGCTATGGTCGCCAAGCAAATTTTAAAATTCGGAAAGCTGTTAAATTCTCATCAAACTCATTCAAGCGTTTGGTATTTCTTTGAGTCCACAAAACCCCTTGGGTGTTGTATGGTTAAGCCTCACGGGCAATTAGTACAGGTTAGCTCAATGCCTCGCAGCACTTACACACCCTGCCTATCAACGTCGTAGTCTACGACAACCCTTTAGGACGCTTATAGCGTCAGGGAAAACTCATCTCAAGGCTCGCTTCCCGCTTAGATGCTTTCAGCGGTTATCGATTCCGAACTTAGCTACCGGGCAATGCCATTGGCATGACAACCCGAACACCAGAGGTTCGTCCACTCCGGTCCTCTCGTACTAGGAGCAGCCCCTTTCAATTTTCCAACGCCCACGGCAGATAGGGACCGAACTGTCTCACGACGTTCTAAACCCAGCTCGCGTACCACTTTAAATGGCGAACAGCCATACCCTTGGGACCGACTTCAGCCCCAGGATGTGATGAGCCGACATCGAGGTGCCAAACACCGCCGTCGATATGAACTCTTGGGCGGTATCAGCCTGTTATCCCCGGAGTACCTTTTATCCGTTGAGCGATGGCCCTTCCATTCAGAACCACCGGATCACTATGACCTGCTTTCGCACCTGCTCGAATTGTCATTCTCGCAGTCAAGCGGGCTTATGCCATTGCACTAACCACACGATGTCCAACCGTGTTTAGCCCACCTTCGTGCTCCTCCGTTACTCTTTGGGAGGAGACCGCCCCAGTCAAACTACCCACCAGGCACTGTCCGTAATCCCGATTCAGGGACCAACGTTAGAACATCAAAACTACAAGGGTGGTATTTCAAGGACGACTCCACCACATCTAGCGACGCGGTTTCAAAGTCTCCCACCTATCCTACACATGTAGGTTCAATGTTCAGTGCCAAGCTGTAGTAAAGGTTCACGGGGTCTTTCCGTCTAGCCGCGGGTACACTGCATCTTCACAGCGATTTCAATTTCACTGAGTCTCGGGTGGAGACAGCGTGGCCATCATTACGCCATTCGTGCAGGTCGGAACTTACCCGACAAGGAATTTCGCTACCTTAGGACCGTTATAGTTACGGCCGCCGTTTACCGGGGCTTCGATCAAGAGCTTCGACCGAAGTCTAACCCCATCAATTAACCTTCCGGCACCGGGCAGGCGTCACACCGTATACGTCATCTTACGATTTTGCACAGTGCTGTGTTTTTAATAAACAGTTGCAGCCACCTGGTATCTGCGACTCTCGTCTGCTCCATCCGCAAGGGACTTCACTGATAAGAGCGTACCTTCTCCCGAAGTTACGGTACCATTTTGCCTAGTTCCTTCACCCGAGTTCTCTCAAGCGCCTTGGTATTCTCTACCCGACCACCTGTGTCGGTTTGGGGTACGATTCCTTACAATCTGAAGCTTAGAGGCTTTTCCTGGAAGCATGGCATCAATGACTTCACTACCGTAGTAGCTCGACATCGTATCTCAGCGTTAAGAAAGTCCGGATTTACCTAAACTTTCCGCCTACGTACTTGAACCTGGACAACCGTCGCCAGGCCCACCTAGCCTTCTCCGTCCCCCCATCGCAATTGTAAGAAGTACGGGAATATTAACCCGTTTCCCATCGACTACGCCTTTCGGCCTCGCCTTAGGAGTCGACTTACCCTGCCCCGATTAACGTTGGACAGGAACCCTTGGTCTTCCGGCGAGGGAGTTTTTCACTCCCTTTATCGTTACTCATGTCAGCATTCGCACTTCTGATACCTCCAGCAGCCCTTACAGACCACCTTCAACGGCTTACAGAACGCTCCCCTACCCCACATACCCTAAGGTACGTAG
Above is a window of Vibrio atlanticus DNA encoding:
- a CDS encoding PIN domain-containing protein — translated: MPKVVLDTNILRENAIDKSDMAMLARLARESALEVYIPNIVKREYLSQQYLDLSEHCQKISSSLQAIRKKMSNSHPNHQYVEGMSNQLKQLREGLESPIYDSFSDWMKDNCIEEIAFIPVDIVSIVDEYFSGGGVFKKAKHRDDFPDAMISKGILTLAASGPVIVLCKDGNFHEKLSKYENVTAIKTLREFLDTPDITDILEELDKKTEKIELIKNVLASGDSQEMLEKFLLSEGASIEDIYLTGDELSGTEYLLLESSYNEDIQYIDVSSIHNIALGDIRYINDDMYSVDVQFEAKASVNYAAYYGDFISLDDKSQEQIEIDSMNGDGYCDCSEFKVVIFLGAIEIYLDSDLTPENLTVHMQYFSADNTNVSGVIEVKSATILE